A part of Candidatus Obscuribacterales bacterium genomic DNA contains:
- a CDS encoding DEAD/DEAH box helicase, whose translation MTLSFKSLGLSEACVAHLDHLDFKTPTPIQAQAIPHLLSGRDVVGRAQTGTGKTAAFALPMLEQIDVGDRSLQALVLTPTRELALQVYQAIQLFNTDRRLQILTVYGGQSVERQVSRLRKGVQMVVGTPGRVLDLLGRGDLKLDKLNWLVLDEADEMLNMGFIKDVETILNQAPAERQTAFFSATMDPVIRELSAKFLRSPVTVTIDQPKAAPNRINQVAYLIPKGWTKARALQPILELEDPESALIFVRTRRAAAELTRQLQAAGHSVDEYHGDLSQSQRERLLLRFRQRQVRWVVATDIAARGLHVEDLTHVINYDLPDSLESYVHRIGRTGRAGKEGVAISLVHPLDKRKLRDIERHIRQKLEWGTIPTRAEIEARYIDKLKSRVQEALTGERMASFLPIVSQLSEEFEPRMIAAAALQMAYDQTRPSWMRVEPEATDDDRRPSRPSGGGSRTPQTKSRRPKINRVSEPSSPSRS comes from the coding sequence ATGACTCTTTCTTTCAAAAGCTTAGGCCTATCTGAAGCCTGTGTAGCGCACCTCGACCATCTTGATTTCAAAACGCCGACGCCAATTCAGGCCCAGGCCATTCCCCACCTCCTCTCTGGACGAGACGTGGTAGGACGGGCGCAAACGGGTACCGGTAAGACCGCTGCCTTTGCCCTGCCCATGCTAGAACAAATCGACGTGGGCGATCGCTCCCTGCAAGCGCTGGTGTTGACCCCCACCCGTGAGCTGGCTTTGCAGGTCTACCAAGCGATTCAACTTTTCAATACCGATCGCCGTCTGCAAATCTTGACCGTGTATGGTGGGCAATCGGTCGAACGCCAAGTCAGCCGTCTGCGCAAGGGTGTGCAGATGGTGGTGGGTACGCCAGGGCGGGTGCTCGACCTGCTGGGTCGGGGCGACCTCAAGCTGGACAAGCTCAACTGGCTGGTGTTGGATGAAGCCGACGAAATGCTCAACATGGGCTTCATTAAAGATGTGGAAACCATCTTGAACCAAGCTCCGGCTGAGCGCCAAACCGCTTTCTTCTCCGCCACCATGGATCCCGTGATCCGCGAGCTATCGGCAAAATTCCTGCGATCGCCCGTGACCGTGACCATTGATCAACCCAAGGCTGCTCCCAACCGGATTAACCAGGTTGCCTACTTGATCCCCAAAGGCTGGACCAAGGCCCGGGCCCTACAGCCGATTTTAGAACTGGAAGATCCTGAATCAGCGCTGATCTTTGTGCGCACCCGTCGGGCTGCCGCAGAACTGACCCGCCAGCTTCAAGCCGCTGGTCACAGTGTCGATGAATACCACGGCGACCTCAGCCAGTCTCAGCGGGAACGGCTGCTGCTGCGCTTCCGTCAACGGCAGGTGCGCTGGGTGGTGGCAACCGATATTGCTGCCCGTGGTTTACACGTGGAAGACCTAACCCACGTGATCAACTACGACTTGCCTGATAGCCTGGAAAGCTACGTTCACCGGATTGGGCGAACGGGTCGAGCTGGGAAAGAAGGGGTTGCGATTTCCTTGGTTCATCCCCTCGACAAGCGCAAGCTGCGAGACATTGAGCGCCACATTCGCCAGAAGCTAGAGTGGGGCACGATCCCCACCCGCGCCGAAATCGAAGCGCGCTACATTGACAAGCTGAAGTCTCGGGTGCAAGAAGCCCTAACAGGCGAACGCATGGCGTCTTTCTTGCCGATTGTGTCTCAACTCAGTGAAGAGTTTGAACCTCGCATGATTGCAGCGGCAGCCTTGCAAATGGCCTACGACCAAACCCGTCCCTCTTGGATGCGGGTGGAGCCGGAAGCTACAGACGACGATCGGCGGCCGTCTCGTCCATCGGGTGGTGGTTCTCGGACACCCCAAACCAAATCTCGTCGTCCAAAAATCAACCGAGTTTCAGAACCCTCTAGCCCATCTCGTTCCTAG